The following proteins are co-located in the Mesorhizobium australicum WSM2073 genome:
- a CDS encoding MmcB family DNA repair protein yields the protein MPIISPILLNPLIDGRQSERAMLVRRGVQRLLMQMGAHVLPELSLATGRRADLVALTRQGDIWIIEIKSSIEDFRVDRKWPDYRLHSDRFFFATHPGVPAEIFPEECGFILSDGYGAEILRDAPEHRMAAATRKALMLRIARAGAARLLAAELAGVAVPVLEGESE from the coding sequence ATGCCAATCATCTCCCCGATTCTCCTGAACCCTCTGATCGACGGTCGCCAGTCCGAGCGCGCCATGCTGGTGCGGCGGGGCGTGCAGCGGTTGCTGATGCAGATGGGCGCGCATGTGCTGCCCGAGTTGTCGTTGGCCACCGGCCGGCGCGCCGATCTCGTGGCGCTGACGCGGCAGGGCGATATCTGGATCATCGAGATCAAATCCTCGATCGAGGATTTTCGCGTCGACCGCAAATGGCCTGATTACCGGCTGCATTCCGATCGCTTTTTTTTCGCCACACATCCCGGCGTGCCGGCCGAAATCTTTCCCGAGGAATGCGGCTTCATTCTCTCCGACGGCTATGGCGCCGAGATTTTACGAGATGCGCCCGAGCACCGTATGGCGGCGGCGACGCGCAAGGCGCTGATGCTGCGCATCGCGCGCGCCGGCGCGGCGCGGCTGCTGGCGGCGGAGCTGGCGGGGGTCGCGGTGCCGGTGCTGGAGGGGGAGAGCGAGTAA